GACTGCACAGTAACGGGTACTCACTTGCGAGAAAACTGTTCTTTGAAAAGCTCAGCATGAAGCCTGATGATATTCTTTACGATGATGTAATGCTCAAACACGCTCTTCTGGAACCCACACGTATTTATGTCCAGCAGGTGCTGTCTGTCATCGAGAAAGGGATAGATGTAAAAGGGATGGTGCACATAACAGGCGGCGGATTCTACGACAATATACCGAGAATTCTGCCTGAGGGCGCAGGCGTAAAGATTAACCCTGACGCTTTCCCCACACCCGGGATATATAAGTTTATCCTTGAGAAGTCGGGTATAGAAGAGAAAGAGCTTTACCGTGTGTTTAACATGGGGATAGGCTACATAATGGTGCTGGAGCATTCAGAAGCGGAGAAATGCATGTCTCTGATAGATGATGCGTGCGTTATCGGTAATGTCACAGATACAGGCATTGTTGAGATAGAAGGTATAAATTGAAGAAGATAGCAGTGTTGCTCTCCGGAAGGGGGAGTAATTTTATTTCTATAAAGAAAGCGGTTGATGATGGCTCTATTAACGGAGAAATAGTCGTGGTTATCAGTAATAAAGCTGATGCGAAAGGGCTTGCATTTGCCAGAGAGAACGGGCTTGACGGAGTTTTTGTTGATCCGAAGCAGTTTGAATCAAGAGAAGACTATGACAGAGAGCTTGTGCGAATCCTGAAAGAGAAGGGGACAGAACTTGTCTGTCTTGCCGGATTCATGCGTATCATCTCTCCTGTGTTTATTGAGGCTTTCCGGAACAGAATACTGAATATACATCCGTCACTTCTCCCTTCATTTAAAGGGCTGGATGCACAGAAGCAGGCTCTTGAATTTGGTGTCCGTTTTGCCGGATGCACAGTTCATTTTGTGGATGAAGAGATGGATAACGGCTCTATAATTCTTCAGGCTGTGGTGCCTGTGGAGCAGACCGACACAGATGATGATCTGTCTGCCAGAATACTGGAGCAGGAACATAAGATATATCCCGAAGCGGTAAGGCTCTTTTGTGCCGATAAGCTTCGGACAGAAGGCAGAAGAGTCTTCATAAACTGAGGTAAAATGATGAGAAAAGCGGCTATTTTGTTAATATCTTTTTTAATAGCGGTGTCCGCTTTCGCCGGAGGAAAATCAGTGCTTGATAACGGTGTAAGGTTTATAGAGATCAACAGGGATTATACCGAGA
This window of the Denitrovibrio acetiphilus DSM 12809 genome carries:
- the purN gene encoding phosphoribosylglycinamide formyltransferase; this translates as MKKIAVLLSGRGSNFISIKKAVDDGSINGEIVVVISNKADAKGLAFARENGLDGVFVDPKQFESREDYDRELVRILKEKGTELVCLAGFMRIISPVFIEAFRNRILNIHPSLLPSFKGLDAQKQALEFGVRFAGCTVHFVDEEMDNGSIILQAVVPVEQTDTDDDLSARILEQEHKIYPEAVRLFCADKLRTEGRRVFIN